A DNA window from Zonotrichia albicollis isolate bZonAlb1 chromosome 2, bZonAlb1.hap1, whole genome shotgun sequence contains the following coding sequences:
- the SMR3B gene encoding submaxillary gland androgen-regulated protein 3B has protein sequence MLLLLPPLLLLPAARTKRGAAPGPGGTAARPDRGGTGGSARHGTARHSTARLGSAPPRPREPPPARGRAPPAPPPAPPGMGVPPPPV, from the coding sequence atgctgctgctgctgccgccgctgctgctgctgcctgcggcTCGCACAAAGCGcggggcagcgcccggcccgggcGGCACCGCGGCGCGGCCGGATCGCGGCGGCACGGGCGGCtcagcacggcacggcacggctcgGCACAgcacggctcggctcggctcggcaccGCCCCGCCCCCGGGAGCCGCCCCCCGCACGCGGCCGAGcgccccccgcgccgccgcccgcccctcCCGGGATGGGGGTGCCCCCGCCCCCG